GAGCGCAGCAGAGCAAAACCTCATTTACACTGGCATACCGCTAGGAAAAAGCATGGGATGGTCACTAATGTGCAGCCCAGAAGCTGGAACATGGGGCAGCTCTGAAAGTTTCCTTAAGAAATGTGTTTATGGCAGGCAGAAGGGAGTTACTGCAGGGAGTTCCTGTCTCAGCAAACTCGGCTCAGTCAGGAAATATTTCTGGGCAGCTCAGCTTTCTCTCAGCGATGTGAGGGTACAGGGCCTAGCCCTCTCTGCCTGGCATAATGGTGACATGGTGTGTTAATGATGTCACTGAGCATTTGCACTTACACAGATAATGCCATCTAATGAGTCCCTCCACCAGAAATGCTGCTGCCGTCAGATGTCCAGCTGCTTAATGTGTTTCCTTAGGAACAGCGTGTAGACAGTCATGCTAAATTCCCACCCCTGAGCTGTAAGAGAAAATCCTATCCATCCACCCAAGATCTAAGGTTTGGATTAATCTGTGACAAAAACTCTTTCCTGTTCATTTCCTGTTGAGCAGCAGCCTAAATACCCTGACCCAAAGgcagaaaagaatggaaattatTACTTCCCCTATTACATGGGGAAATACAATGAGGACAAAAGGTGAACTTCACCCCTGTGCTGAAGGTCAGGAGAAGACCCACGTAAGCAAACTGCCTCTGAGTCAGAATGATTCAGCCAACAAGGTAAACAGCAAATTcctcacgggggggggggggggggggcaaaagcTATTTTGTTTCCCGATGGTTATAACCAAGTTATCCAGTTAACCACATCGGATGTAGTCACGCATTCTGTGCTTTCAGTACTCCTTCCTACCCTACCGCCACACAAAATTGCTGCAGACCCAGCCTACAGCTGATGAGATTACTGACGTGTGAATTCATGCACTGATTATGAAACTAGAAGTCAAGCACTCCTGCTCTCTGACTTCTATGCTGATATCTGATGCTGGgaaattcttctggtttttgaTAACTTTATAACAACAGGCATGGAATATTTACTCATCCGTCAGAGGAACAGAGTGTATTAAAAGCTGAATGTaatttctcctgtatttcttGGTACACAAAAAGTTTTCCCAACATGAGTAGGATACATTGTGATAAAAATTGATTCAATATGTAAAAATAAGAAGTGCCGTTTACAGATAACATACCAAACCTGTTATATTGCCATTCACAGATATACATATTTATCCTTGGCAATTGTCAGAAAAGTGCAAAAATTACTCCTACAGTATGATTTTATCCAAGATACTCACTCTAAGTTCATTGCGTTCTGCCACATTATACGTTATCACTTGAAATCAGCTATTCTTTACTCCAAGTGGCATGAAAAATTTTGCTATATATACCATTTCCCATTGTGTTCATGCTTTTCCTATATAGTCTCAACACAGACTACCTTACAGAATCTTATAACTTAGTTACTCTTTCAGCTGGCCCATAGTGAGTCTTGCTACCAGAAAGACTATTAGCATAATTTTGATGTCGTCTCTGTTGCCCATCCAATACACCGTAAAGGAAAACCACTCACATTTCTAATGACCATGGAAACAAGTATTTCAGTGCACTTTTGATACTTGCTAGTTAAAAAGAATTACAATTCCAGTTCTTATTCACTCTGACCCATTATCCATAAAGGTATCGCAACCAGTCTGTGCGAGGACAGTCTGGACCTGGCGAAGATATGTTGTGGAGTCAACAGCATTAAACACTCAGATTTAAGCAGGTGATGATGGTTTCGCTTTCAACACTAGGGCACTAGACTGACCTTCGGAAGGTAAAGTGCACAGAAAATGTAATAGTTCTGTTACAGAAAGGTTAGCTCCTGAATGTATGTTTTCCACATTCAGCATCCAGTACATTACAGATGGAGGGAATACGCTGTATGCAGGAACACAAAAACACATTGTGGCATTTGTCGACTTTAGACAGAGCAGTAGAAGACATTAGCGTAGATGTGACAAATTAGTAAACGGTACCAACATTGGTTCAACATATTTACTTGTCAAAGGTTAAAAGTCAGAAGTTATAGCTAGAGCAGAACTGACGTTTCATGAGTGTGAACAGGCTGATGCTCTCTATAGCCAAGAAGAGCTCTGGCAACTTCTTCACCTGGGAGTAGAGCACCCGCACATTGCCAAGGACATCGCTTATGCGTCTTATAAGGTCGGAGGTTTTCTATCCATGCGTGTGGAGTAACGAAAACATACTGGTCCGCAAATTTATTCTTAAACACGGATCGATGTCGCCATGCTTTCACCGCCTGGAAGGCTCGCAGGTAACGTCAGGAGAGTTTGTCCGAAGCCCTCCGTTGTGTGCCACAGCCATCGTGCGAGTCAAGCAGTGCCACCTCGTGGAGATCTACCCGTACAGAGGGAGACGGAAACGCAGACGTGCTACCTGCTGCCGGGCTGAACACGGTCCTCAAAGCTGGTACACCTCGAGGTGAAAAGCAAGCAGTACCCTGCTGGGAaggacacacacacgcacgcacgcactcCACTGCTCGGAAGCGGTGCGTCCATCCCCGGCCgggagggcagctgctgccccggCCGTCCGACTTGCAAGGCAAAATAAGGTTGATGCCGGCCTGAGGGAGGCGAAACCGGCCCCCTgcagggctgcggggcggcgAGGAGGCCACAagccgggagggagggagaggccgAGGGGCCTGAGGTACGCGCGGCAAACCGCAaaccgccccccgccccgccggggcggcacGAAGCGACCGGCGGCGGCAGGGCCGCGGCGCTACCCCCGCCCGGAAGGCACGCCCCGCCTCACGGCGCCAACGATTGGTTGCGAAAGGGGGGAGGGCGGCCAGCCCGACCAATGAGAGAGGCCAGCGGCGCCGCCGAGCCAATGGGCAGCCCCGCTTTTCGCTTCGCGCGTGGGAGTGTCCCAGCCTATTGCaagagcggcgcggcgcggcgcgggtgAGGGGTCAGAGGTGAGAGCGGCGCCCCCGGAAGTGGAAGCCGGAGCGGCGCTGCCTCCCATTCTTTCGGAGCCCGCGGCGCGCACGAGGGCTTCCCGCGTGGGCCTGTGTTTCTCGGGCCGCTGCCGCGCGCCGCGTCGCCATGGTGAGGGCGGTGTCCGCGCCGCGCGCGGGAAGGGGGCGGGaacgggcggggggggggggtgggcacgCGGGCAGCGGGAGCCGCGGCCGTTAACGGTCCCgaggcagcggggcggggcggagcgggaggGGCGGCGCTGACCGGCTGCTGTCCCCGGCAGAGCCTGCCCCTCAACCCCAAGCCCTTCCTGAACGGGCTGACGGGGAAGCCGGTGATGGTGAAGCTGAAGTGGGGGATGGAGTACAAGGGCTACCTCGTCTCCGTCGACGGCTACATGAACATGCAGGTgagggccgggccggcggcggaggggcagGAACCGTCGGGGGTGCCGGTGAggtgcctggggcggggggggcaagTGGGGCGCTTCTGAGGGGTCGGCTCGGCCCTGTGTCGGGTGGGAGCGGGGTCGCTCGGCCTCCCCCGGTCGGTCACTGTAGCCGGGCGGTGGGCTGCGGGGCGCAACCGCCATGTGCTGTGCGAAGCTGCTTCTGTTCTAATCGTTCCGAGTTCTGCTGGTTTTCTTCCCAAGCTTGCAAACACAGAGGAGTATATAGACGGCGCGTTGTCCGGACACCTGGGTGAAGTTTTGATAAGGTAATTAGGATCTTTATGGCAGAGGCAGGGTTTCTTTAAATCTCCTTACCACTTGTGTTAAAACTTGTATTGGTAGATGCTGTGCTTCTTGTCTAAGCAAGATGCTAAGTGTTAATGTAACTCTTATGTGAAGGCTATGAGATCCTTTCTGAGGGGAGGAAATGTGAActctaaaatatttgtaaagaagtATTTGCAATCCCTATTTCAGGTAACTAAATACCTTAGTTTTCCAGATTATTGTAGATCTGTTCATCCCTTGGCATTGGTAGCGTATATTACTGTATTGctactgaaaacattttgcatggtTGGACATTTATACTTGGCCACAGCTGTTAACCCAAGAGTAAAAATTTCTTGTACAGCATTGTCAACCAGTTACTGCTTTTATAAACTTGGGGTTTTTGCAGTTGTTATGAACTTTGTGGGAAGCTGTACAAGGTCAACAGCAGCACTTTGTTAGGCAGAATTTGGCTGGTGCCAGGCTACGCTCAAGCAGGCAAATACTTACAGCAATGTAGATAACGTGTAGAAAATTCAAACGCTTACAGTTAAGGGAactctttgtttctgtttacaGGTGCAATAATGTTTTGTACATCAGAGgtgtggaagaagaggaagaagatggagaaaTGAGAGAATAGGTGTTTTGTATATctggaaataaacttttttctcttttttttgtttttccataattTTGTAATAATGTGTTTACTTTTTTTCGTTTGTATTTTAATATGGGGGAAGTTAACTCTTAAAAAGGTCTCTAATCTTTTAATGGCATCCAAAAAACTAATGCTGGAGGAATAGGCAATTATTTCagcttaaaactgaaaatattggaatgaaaagtgaatatttaaaaacaaataaacgcACACCCCCTCCAACTTTTACCAGTGTCAGCAAACACTGCTACTGTCAAGGGAAATATCTGAATTTAAGTGATTCCTGGAATAAATTAAACCTTCAAAATTGTGCACTCCAAAATAAAATAGATAGTTCATTCAGGTATCAGCTCAGTTTAGCGTCAGTGTCGGTACTCTGCCATCAGGTAGTCGTACTGAATGCAGACTAGCGTGTGATAGAAGGTAAAGGACTCTTCATCGTGTGTATGTGACTTTCTCCTGCTGTCATTCTAAGCTGAATCACGGAGTAGactgaaggagctgcaggcatAGCCTTTTCTCTAATTATGATAATAACGGGCTGTAGAGTGAGCAacagaaatctttcaaaaaataccCTGATGTGCCTGCTGCAGGCTACTGATGATTTGGTAATGATTCCTTCAGCTCTGAATTGGTTAATTAAGAAGATGCAGCTGTAATGCTTTGTAGCCTTATTTCAGCAGAAACTAAGTTTCACCTCTAAGTGAAAAACTGTAAGTCATCTTTGGTATTTGCAGGAACCTCATTCTTAGCTGTCTTCTCTGCTTTAACGGCTGCAGGCTGTGAACAAAATACCAGTTAGCTTCCCATTGGAGACACAGGAAAATATGGCAGTCTGTATAGTTTACAGTATGTATGTAGTTACTATTTAAATACACTTAGTCTTTAAACCCATTTATAAACTATTTGGAAATAGTTGTGAAGACTTCACTGCAGGTGAGATGTGGAGATCCATTATACCCCAGTGTCTCTTAGACATATTCTGCTGCTTTGAGTCACAAAGCTTGAGGTGTGGCTGTACAGTCGTTATTAAGGAAGGACACGTTTGTACTGACTTTGTAGCTCACATCCACACAAACAAAAGCCTCTTGGCAGCTCTAAAGGTCCATGGACTTCAATGGCATTAATAGAATTAAGACAACACACTGCAAAATGGGAGTGTACTTTCCCAGTCTCTGTCATAAAAAGAAAGTCTCTGTTACCGGAATGTTAAAGTTTTGCAGGAACACAATAACCATGTTTTCAAACGTTAAGAGTAAACACTGAGGTTAACTGAATGTCCCATACCTATCAGTGTTGCTTAATGAAAGGCCGTTGCTTTGCCAGTGCTGCCAGTCGGAGACTCCCTGCTTGAGGCTCTGACAGAGCTAAGAATCGCTGCCTGTAAGAAGTGGTTTGGAAGGCATTCTGCACACCAGAACCCAGACAGCTAGAGGTACGCTTCATGAACGTACGTTACAACCGTTGTGTTACCTTGACCCTTCTCTCGTCAGTGATCGCGCACCATAATGCTGCTGTCAAATACAGAAGTACTATCCCTGTTCTACACATGGGGAAAATAGAATTCCTCCTTTATCCCTCTGTGATCTCAATAGTGGAGCTTCACAAAAGATAAAAATTCTTTGGTCCTCTGCTGTGGTCCTGGCCTGCCTTAGACATGGTCATAgggtggaaaagggagaggaggggacccttttctgctctttgcagaCTCCAGCCCCTTCCCTGACAAGAATCGTACAGGCAGGTTGCACTGAAGCCCGAGGTGATACGGAAAAAAGAGGTTTTACGGAAGCCTTCAACATGCCACAGGTTGTGTCATGAGCTTACTCGCTTTGCGTAAGGAGAAGAGCTATGTGATGGCAACCTAATTAGGGAATAAAACCAGCATTATGGCCAGCTTCCCATCTTGGGTTTGAACACCTCCACAAAGTGCTGGGTATGAGCTTTTAGTAAACCACTCAAAGCGGAGGCTGCCTGGGGTCCTGCCACTGGCATCCTGGAGGCACTGCGGAGAGCTTGGCGCCAGCTCCGCACCAGCCCTGGCTCTGTGCATCACCACCAGTAGCAGCTCGATGCAAAGGCTTCTGAAATAAGGTGTCAACACAAAGGACATCTGTAAACTCGATCTCATACCTCAGCATATTCATAAATGAGTTTATCTTTCAGGTTAAACACTGTTGTTTGTCACCTACAGAAAACCATCCGTGTTTTgtgctatttaaaatgaaagtctCAGAGACAAGTCAGTCGTGAGTGCAATTCCACAACAACTCGGCTAGTGCTGGTTGTTTACCAGTAAATGACCCCATGGAAATCACTGCATACAGATCTCAGCTCTGCTACCTGGCCACCAAATGTGGTAGAACCCAACGAGCGCTCTGGTTttcattcatttgttttcataCTCAAATTCTATGTTTCTTTAGTAGCAGACTGTAGTAGCTGTAGTGTACAgataggaagaaaaatgacagtttATCACAAAGTCTAGCAGTCCATTTAAAGGTGGGTATggttccaaatttttttttcaccatcCCCTGAAGGACAAACTGTGGAAAGAAATCTGTGTGGACTGCTGTGTTTCTAAAAGGCCCAGTAAAATCAGTAGCTTTCTGTGGAGGGACAGCGTTCTAAACGAAGACCTTGGCCCTAAAACTCGTATCTAGATGAAAAAAGACAAAGTTCTATGAGAATCTACGCTAAGATGAAGAatacaaaaggaaagacaagatAAGTGCActtacattttgcaaaagcaagagCCCAGCCAGaactaagaaaacaaatatatttttctcctgtgaGCTGTCTCCCTCTTTCAAAGACTGAGATCTGCGGTTCTCCCCCAAAAGGTCCCCCCATCACCAGGGGGTTATGGACTTTGCCAAAGAAGTTATTGAGACAGAACCTGGGAACAGAGGGAGGATTCAGAAAGCTCGTCTGAGCAAATGCAATGTTTCCATGGTTTGAGAGATGCAAAGTTTTTCcgaataggaaaaagaaaatgcagaatttcttcatttttacttttgcaaagctatgcaaaaaaaatttgtaaatCTGATGTAAAACTCAGTCTGATATGAGGGGAGCCAAGAGTATATAACAAATTTGCAATTTAATCTGGGTCAATCCCACATTTCAAAGTCAGTTTCATCCATGTGATGCAATTTCCATGTATGATCCTGAGGGTCCAGTAACCTCTGCTGCTTTTGTAAACAGGGAAATAGCATTCAGTAAATTCCACCAGCAATTACCTTTTCTTAAGACATGCAC
The genomic region above belongs to Mycteria americana isolate JAX WOST 10 ecotype Jacksonville Zoo and Gardens chromosome 1, USCA_MyAme_1.0, whole genome shotgun sequence and contains:
- the SNRPF gene encoding small nuclear ribonucleoprotein F — its product is MSLPLNPKPFLNGLTGKPVMVKLKWGMEYKGYLVSVDGYMNMQLANTEEYIDGALSGHLGEVLIRCNNVLYIRGVEEEEEDGEMRE